The sequence below is a genomic window from Candidatus Acetothermia bacterium.
GATCAGCACCGTCTTCCCCACCCCGGCCCCGCCGAACAGGCCGATCTTGCCCCCTTTCGGAAACGGGGCGATGAGGTCGATGACCTTGATCCCGGTCTCCAGCACCTCGTCCTCCACCGCAAGGTCGGCGAGCGGTGGGGGCTCGCGGTGGATGGGGTAGCGCTTGGTCGTCGCGGGGGGAGGCTGCTCGTCGATGGGGTGCCCGGTGAGGTCGAACATCCTGCCCAGGGTCTCCGGGCCCACCGGGACGGCGATCGGCCCGCCGGTGTCCACGACCTTGTCCCCCCGGCGGAGGCCATCGGTGGTGTCCATGGCGATCGCCCGCACCGCGGAGTCCCCGAGGTGCTGGGCCACCTCGAGCACGAGGTCCTTGCCCTCCCGGGCGATGATCAGCGCCTGCCGCAATGGGGGCAGGTGCCCATGTGGGAACTGCACGTCCACCACCGGCCCACGGATGACCGTGATCCAACCCTCGGCCACAGGTTCTCGGTTCGCCATCAGTCCCTCACCGCCTCCGCCCCGCCCATGATGTCGGCGAGCTCAGTCGTGATCCGGTGCTGACGGGCCTTATTATAGTTCAGGGTCAGCTTCTCCATGAGCTCGTCGGCGTTGTCGGTGGCCGCCTTCATCGCCTGACGGCGGATCGCGTGCTCGGAGGTCTTGGCGTCGACCAGGATCTCGTAGATCCGGCCGAGGAGCACGAGGCGAGCCAGCTCGTTCACGACCTGGGGCAGTCCCGGCTCGACCAGGAGATCGCGGGGCCGGCCTTCCGGCAGGGCCAGGGGGAGGAGGCGCTCCACCCGCACCTGCTGGGAGAGCTCCCCGCGAAAGTACATGTACACCGCGTAGGCCTCGCCCACGTCGCGCCCGTACAGGGCGAGGAGGTCGGCCTGGATCGCCCGGGCGATGTCCAGGTTCGGCCGGTCGTAGAGGCGCAGGTACCGGCGCACGATCGGCCACGGACCGCCCCGGAAATGGCGATTCGCTTTGTCCCCGCCCACCAAGAGCCGGACCCCTTCCCGCCCGCGGCAGAAGTGGTCCGCCGCCCGGTTCACATCCCCTACGTAGCGGCCACACAGGCCGCGGTCGGTGTTGATCACCAGCACCGCCGTCCCTGGCTGCCCGACCCCATCCACGAGCGGATGGGACAGGCCCCCCTGCCGGAATGCGGCGACAAGGTCGGCGAGCACCTGGCGGCTCTCCGCGCCGAACGGCCGGGCCGCCAGGAGCACCCGCTTTCGTTGCATGACCTGGGTGGTGGCGATGGTGTACATGGCCTTGGTGATCTGCCGCACGTGGCGGACGTTCTGGATCCTCCGGTAGATCTGGCGGGCGCGGACGGCCATCAGGCCCTGAACCCTTCCCTGAACTCGGCGATCGCTGCCTCCAGGCCCGCGCGAACGCCCTCGGTCAGGCGGCGTTGCCGCTTGAGCTCGGCCAAGACCTCGGGGTGCCCTTCCCGCAGCGACGCGAGGAACCCCTGTTCGAACGCGTTCACCGCTTCCACCGGGATGTCGTCGAGGTGCCCGCTCACCGCCACGTACAGGATCGCCACCTGTTCCTCCACCGGCATCGGCCGATACTGATCCTGCTTGAGGATCTCCATCACCCGCTCCCCCCGGGCGAGCTGGGCCTGGGACGCCTCATCGAGCTCCTGGGCGAACTCGGCGAACGCCGCGAGGTCCCGGTACTGGGCGAGCTCCAGCCTGAGTTGCCCGGCCACCTCCTTCATCGCCGGCACCTGGGCCGCCCCGCCCACCCGCGACACCGAAAGCCCCGCGTTCATCGCCGGCCGCTGCCCCTTGTTGAAGAGGTCGGCCTCGAGGTAGATCTGGCCGTCGGTGATGGAGATGAGGTTCGTCGGGATGTAGGCGGTGATGTCCCCGGCCTTGGTCTCCACGATGGGCAGCGCGGTGAGCGATCCGCCTCCGTATTCGTCCGCCAGGCGCGCCGCCCGCTCGAGGAGGCGGGAGTGGGTGTAGAAGATGTCCCCAGGGTACGCCTCCCGGCCCGGCGGCCGCCTGAGGAGAAGGGAGATCTCCCGGTACGCCACGGCGTGCTTGGAGAGGTCATCGTAGATCACCAGCGCGTCTTCTCCGCGGTCGCGGAAGTACTCGCCCATCGCGCAGCCGGCGTAGGGGGCGATGTACTGGAGCGGGGTGGGGTCCTCGGCGGCCGCGGCGACGACGATCGTGTGCCCCAGGGCATCGTACCGGCGCAGGGCGTCCACGACCTTGGCGATGGTGGACGACTTCTGGCCGATGGCCACGTAGATGCAGTACACGCCTTGGTCGCGTTGGTTGATGATCGTGTCCACCACGATCGCGGTCTTGCCGGTGCGGCGGTCGCCGATCAGGAGTTCCCGCTGCCCGCGGCCGATCGGGGTCAGGGCGTCGATGCACTTGATCCCGGTCTGGAGCGGGGTGTCCACCGGCTGGCGCATGATCACGCCGGGGGCCTTCTCGTCCGTCTTGCGGTGCCCCTCGGGTTGAACCGGCTCCCCGCCGTCTAGGGGACGGCCGAGGGGGTCCACCACCCGCCCCAGGAACCCCCGGCCGACCGGGGTCTCCAGCACCCGCCCCGTACGACGGACCTCGTCCCCTTCCTTGATCTCCTGGTCCGGGCCGAGGAGGGCGACCCCCACCGAGTCCTCGGCCAGGTCCAGCACGAGGCCGTAGATGTCCCCTGGGAACAGGAGCAGCTCCGAGGCCATCGCCGACCGCAGCCCCCACACCCGGGCGATGCCGTCCCCCACCTCCACCACCACCCCGACCTCCTCCATCGCGAGGTCGGCGCCGAGGTCGCGGATCTGCTGCTTGATGATGGACGCGATTTCGTCTTTGCGTGGGCTCATCGGCTACCCCTTTGCCAAACGCTCGGCCAGTCGAGCAAGACGCCCGCGCAGGGAGGCGTCAATGCGCCGGCCGGCCAACTTCAACTCCACCCCTGCCAGAAGCTCGGGGGCGTCCACCGTCTCCAGGTCCACCGGCCGGCCCACGGCCTCTTCCAACCGGGCCTTGAGCGTGCTCAGCCACGCCGCGGATAGCGGCCGAGCCGTGCGCACGAGGACATGCACCGCCTTGCCCTGTTCCTCGGCAGCGTTGAAGAAACCTTCGGCCAACTCGGGGAGGAGGGCGGCCCGCCCCTTGCGCATCAAAAGCCGTAGCAGGTTGAGGGTGTAAGGGTGCACCACCTCCCCTAGGGCCTGACTCAGCACGGCCTCCTTGGTTTGGGTGGCGATCAGGGGGTGGGCGAGGAACGGGGGCACGAGGTCGGGATGGTCGTTCCACAGCTCACGGATGAGGGAGAGATCCTGGGCAATGCGCTCCGTGAGGCCCTCGGCCGCGCTCACCTCGTACAGGGCCTGAGCATAGCGGCGGGCGACCTCTGGCTCGGGCATGGCTACTGAAGGAGCCGGGGGTCAATCCGCCCGCTGAGCTCGGCGAGGAGCCGCTCGTGGTCGGCAGGCCTCACCTCCCGCTCCAGGACCCGGGAAGCCCCGAGGAGGACGAGCTCCGCGTACGCGCGGCGCAGCTCGGCCAGGGCCTCCTCCCGGGCCCGCCCCGCCGCGGCCTCTCCCTCCGCGATGATGCGTTGGGCCTGGTCTCGAGCTTCCCGCCGGGCCTCGCGCAGGAGCCGCTGGGCCTCGGCCTCGGCACGGGCCAGGATCTCCCGCGCCTGGCGGTTGGCCTGGCTCAATTCCTCCTCCCGCCGGCGGAGCAGGGCCTCGGCCTGGGCCTGTGCGTCCTTGGCCCGCAAGAGCCGCTCCTCCTCAAGCTGCCGACGCCGGTCGAGCCAAGCGAGCACCGGCCTCCAGAGGAGGCGCTTGAGGAGCCACAGGAGCAGGGCGAAGTTGACCAGGTTTAGGATCAGCGTCCAGTTGATGTTCTTGACGATGGTGCCCCACTCCAAGCGCACGCTCTCCTCCTCAGGCCACGAAGATGAGGACGATGGCCACCACAAGCGAGTAGATGCCGGTGGTCTCGGTGATGGCCTGGCCGATAACCATGGTCCGGAGCAGGACGTTGGCCATCTCCGGCTGGCGGGCCATGGCGTCCAGGGCATGGGCGGCGGCGATGCCCTCTCCCACCGCCGGGCCGATGGCCCCCAAGCCCATGCAGATCCCGGCCGCCAGGTACCTTGCTGCGTTGATGATCACGCTGTCCATCTTCCTCTCTCCTCCTCTCACTCTGCGGTTACCTGGATGTACGCCGATGCCAGAAGCGCGAACACGAATGCCTGGATGGTGCCGGCGAACAGCCCGAACCACCCGTTGAGCACCACCGGGACCAACACCGGCGCGAACTTCTCCGTGACTATCGTGGTCAAGATCGCCCCCCCCAGGATGTTCCCGAACAGACGGAACCCGTGCGACAGCGTCCGCCCGAAGTCCCCGACCACGTTCAAGGGAAGCAAGAACGGGAACGGCTCGAAGTACCCCCTGAGGTGGCGGAAGAACCCCTTCTCCCGGATCCCGTAGTAGTGGGTGAGTCCGTACACCATGAGGGCCAAGCCCATGGTCACGTTCAAATCCTGGGTTGGGGAAACGACGTACGGGATGGGAAGGAGGCTCGCCCAGTTGCACAGAAGCACGTACAGGAGCAGGGTGGCGATCAGGGGGAGGAGCCGCCGCCTCAAGGACTTGGTGAATCCCCCGAGGAGTTGGTCCTCCACCAGCTCCACCGCCGCGGCCAGGGCCGCGGCGCGACGGCTCGGCGGGGCGTCCGGATCCGCGGAGAGCCCTCGCCGCAGCCACAGCGCAACCAGGGCCAGGGCGATCGTGACCCCCACTGCCGCCGCGATGACGGCGAGGTTGAACGCGATCTCCACGCCGCCGATCCGGATGTGGAGGGCTAGC
It includes:
- the atpB gene encoding F0F1 ATP synthase subunit A; this translates as MLEHLGKELALHIRIGGVEIAFNLAVIAAAVGVTIALALVALWLRRGLSADPDAPPSRRAAALAAAVELVEDQLLGGFTKSLRRRLLPLIATLLLYVLLCNWASLLPIPYVVSPTQDLNVTMGLALMVYGLTHYYGIREKGFFRHLRGYFEPFPFLLPLNVVGDFGRTLSHGFRLFGNILGGAILTTIVTEKFAPVLVPVVLNGWFGLFAGTIQAFVFALLASAYIQVTAE
- the atpH gene encoding ATP synthase F1 subunit delta, giving the protein MPEPEVARRYAQALYEVSAAEGLTERIAQDLSLIRELWNDHPDLVPPFLAHPLIATQTKEAVLSQALGEVVHPYTLNLLRLLMRKGRAALLPELAEGFFNAAEEQGKAVHVLVRTARPLSAAWLSTLKARLEEAVGRPVDLETVDAPELLAGVELKLAGRRIDASLRGRLARLAERLAKG
- the atpG gene encoding ATP synthase F1 subunit gamma yields the protein MAVRARQIYRRIQNVRHVRQITKAMYTIATTQVMQRKRVLLAARPFGAESRQVLADLVAAFRQGGLSHPLVDGVGQPGTAVLVINTDRGLCGRYVGDVNRAADHFCRGREGVRLLVGGDKANRHFRGGPWPIVRRYLRLYDRPNLDIARAIQADLLALYGRDVGEAYAVYMYFRGELSQQVRVERLLPLALPEGRPRDLLVEPGLPQVVNELARLVLLGRIYEILVDAKTSEHAIRRQAMKAATDNADELMEKLTLNYNKARQHRITTELADIMGGAEAVRD
- the atpA gene encoding F0F1 ATP synthase subunit alpha, translated to MSPRKDEIASIIKQQIRDLGADLAMEEVGVVVEVGDGIARVWGLRSAMASELLLFPGDIYGLVLDLAEDSVGVALLGPDQEIKEGDEVRRTGRVLETPVGRGFLGRVVDPLGRPLDGGEPVQPEGHRKTDEKAPGVIMRQPVDTPLQTGIKCIDALTPIGRGQRELLIGDRRTGKTAIVVDTIINQRDQGVYCIYVAIGQKSSTIAKVVDALRRYDALGHTIVVAAAAEDPTPLQYIAPYAGCAMGEYFRDRGEDALVIYDDLSKHAVAYREISLLLRRPPGREAYPGDIFYTHSRLLERAARLADEYGGGSLTALPIVETKAGDITAYIPTNLISITDGQIYLEADLFNKGQRPAMNAGLSVSRVGGAAQVPAMKEVAGQLRLELAQYRDLAAFAEFAQELDEASQAQLARGERVMEILKQDQYRPMPVEEQVAILYVAVSGHLDDIPVEAVNAFEQGFLASLREGHPEVLAELKRQRRLTEGVRAGLEAAIAEFREGFRA
- the atpF gene encoding F0F1 ATP synthase subunit B, with product MRLEWGTIVKNINWTLILNLVNFALLLWLLKRLLWRPVLAWLDRRRQLEEERLLRAKDAQAQAEALLRRREEELSQANRQAREILARAEAEAQRLLREARREARDQAQRIIAEGEAAAGRAREEALAELRRAYAELVLLGASRVLEREVRPADHERLLAELSGRIDPRLLQ
- the atpE gene encoding ATP synthase F0 subunit C, with translation MDSVIINAARYLAAGICMGLGAIGPAVGEGIAAAHALDAMARQPEMANVLLRTMVIGQAITETTGIYSLVVAIVLIFVA